A single window of Aspergillus puulaauensis MK2 DNA, chromosome 5, nearly complete sequence DNA harbors:
- a CDS encoding uncharacterized protein (COG:S;~EggNog:ENOG410PSEW;~InterPro:IPR037045;~MEROPS:MER0018320), with protein sequence MPLYNVTLKKDSPPEELEKAKSAAQDKGGIIKHEYTLIKGFTVEYPDDLVDTFKSSPHIHVEEDAEVKTQ encoded by the exons ATGCCTCTGTACAAC GTTACCCTGAAGAAGGACTCCCCTCCtgaggagctcgagaa GGCCAAGTCCGCTGCTCAGGATAAAGGTGGAATCATCAAGCACGAATACACCCTCATCAAGGGCTTCAC TGTTGAATACCCCGACGACCTCGTCGATACTTTCAAATCGAGCCCACACATTCATGTCGAAGAGGACGCGGAGGTCAAGACTCAGTGA
- a CDS encoding putative serine/threonine protein kinase (COG:T;~EggNog:ENOG410PHC2;~InterPro:IPR017441,IPR008271,IPR000719,IPR011009;~PFAM:PF07714,PF00069;~go_function: GO:0004672 - protein kinase activity [Evidence IEA];~go_function: GO:0005524 - ATP binding [Evidence IEA];~go_process: GO:0006468 - protein phosphorylation [Evidence IEA]), whose protein sequence is MEAPRASRFLDPTSAMAAITKHKAEAIKLAREQGTAVREMCRRAKTEPPAYEFEELIGKGAYGRVYKGHQLPSRDVVAIKVLDIDSLDYKSMRDFKDESIKDFIHETKVMKQVKDSGAKNINEIIEAVSIHSQLWLVCEYCPGGSVRTLMRATGDRLEEKFAIPVARELAAGLRAIHDAGIIHRDIKAANVLIHEEGRLQICDFGVAGVLQSHMDKRSTWIGTPHWMPPEMFSAGQGHQYSSEIDVWAYGCTLFEVATGNPPNANLRERMQIGRQLNRKTPKLADSDKYSEGLRDLVTFALNSDPLTRPTMADILQHQYIANTEEEYPTSSLSELVRIYYQWSQRGGQRISLFHPGGAAAAEVPDTESDIDEDWNFSTTDDFERRFSVIDLDQLAASLAQMEQEIKAAANKSQQEPTDEPTDTEMTEQNKANFDERVRRGAAAMEGLFDEEKPSYTYETKNDFVPIEEKAPVSDLPLRTDTDRSSVTSTFIDIDIGSFDSSHYAAGATTAQPFQLADADTIRANRSSGRQNRGSNEGRSRSSSSELSNNQDSQEDFQPRTGPRPPTMDWKFPMFMQTPTEESEPEPETDSGAEAESESEVDNAQNTEAPVIDPAEKRATMEWTFPVMTSSTDDEAASESSYVEESSRTDTLKASTTMPEPADISRPSTSASVQSNISTSSDTDYDPFRFDRPSTPPDGVPSRQQHFADHEYPELLTSVDYPSYSRSSVLEGPGPDEEEDTTPVWQNSIQTTGPPPPYDEPFPTAIPHKDMDVKHPFPTILDQPEPLHTARYKPPVSAAEGIEQTIKFPEIIPPRLEVLMDGAGEGAVTAELDRLLGDFLDALSATGEALSRAKVSSGPGSGWKDDSSTTPERSD, encoded by the exons ATGGAGGCCCCTCGAGCGTCCCGTTTCCTGGACCCCACGTCCGCTATGGCCGCCATCACGAAGCATAAAGCAGAAGCCATCAAGCTAGCTCGTGAGCAAGGCACTGCGGTTCGTGAGATGTGTCGCAGAGCAAAAACAGAACCACCGGCATACGAATTTGAAGAACTCATCGGGAAGGGTGCCTATGGTCGCGTGTACAAAGGCCACCAACTCCCATCTCGAGATGTTGTCGCTATCAaggttcttgatatcgacTCATTAGATTACAAGTCGATGCGCGACTTTAAGGATGAATCTATCAAGGATTTTATTCACGAAACGAAGGTTATGAAACAAGTCAAAGACTCCGGAGCGAAGAATATCAACGAAATTATCGAGGCCGTTTCCATTCATTCGCAGCTCTGGTTGGTTTGCGAATACTGCCCTGGTGGTAGTGTTAGAACTCTA ATGCGAGCAACTGGTGATAGACTAGAGGAGAAATTTGCCATTCCGGTAGCCCGCGAGCTGGCTGCTGGATTGCGCGCTATACATGATGCGGGCATCATTCATCGAGATATTAAAG CTGCCAACGTTCTTATCCACGAAGAGGGCAGGCTACAGATATGTGACTTCGGCGTTGCCGGTGTTCTCCAGTCCCATATGGATAAACGATCAACCTGGATTGGCACCCCCCACTGGATGCCACCAGAAATGTTCAGTGCTGGCCAAGGGCATCAGTACAGTAGCGAG ATTGATGTCTGGGCATATGGGTGTACACTTTTCGAAGTCGCCACAGGAAACCCACCGAATGCGAACTTACGAGAGAGAATGCAGATCGGCAGGCAGTTGAATAGGAAGACACCGAAACTGGCAGACAGTGATAAGTACAGTGAAGGGTTGAGGGATCTGGTGACATTCGCATTAAATTCCGACCCACTCACTCGGCCGACCATGGCGGACATCCTGCAACATCAATACATTGCGAACACCGAGGAAGAGTACCCAACATCATCCCTAAGTGAGCTTGTCCGTATCTACTATCAATGGTCCCAGCGCGGCGGTCAGCGTATTTCGTTATTCCATCCTGGGGGTGCGGCAGCGGCAGAAGTTCCAGACACCGAGTCGGACATAGATGAGGACTGGAACTTTAGTACAACAGATGACTTTGAGCGAAGATTCTCCGTTATCGATCTTGATCAGCTGGCTGCTTCATTGGCACAAATGGAACAAGAAATTAAGGCCGCGGCGAACAAATCCCAGCAAGAACCAACGGACGAGCCGACGGATACTGAGATGACGGAGCAGAATAAGGCTAATTTTGACGAACGAGTTCGCCGAGGTGCTGCAGCAATGGAAGGCCTTTTCGACGAGGAAAAGCCGAGCTACACATATGAAACGAAAAACGACTTCGTACCAATTGAGGAGAAAGCTCCTGTGTCTGATCTGCCGCTCCGTACCGACACAGACCGGTCATCTGTCACATCGACattcatcgacatcgacattgGGTCGTTTGATTCATCCCATTATGCCGCTGGTGCCACGACAGCCCAACCATTCCAACTCGCGGATGCCGACACCATCCGTGCCAACAGATCCAGCGGGCGTCAAAACCGCGGCTCCAATGAGGGCCGATCGCGCTCATCCAGTAGTGAATTGAGCAATAACCAGGATTCGCAAGAGGATTTCCAGCCCCGAACTGGCCCACGTCCACCTACCATGGACTGGAAATTCCCAATGTTCATGCAGACTCCCACAGAAGAGTCTGAGCCCGAGCCTGAAACTGACTCGGGGGCGGAGGCTGAATCTGAATCCGAAGTTGATAATGCCCAGAATACAGAAGCACCTGTGATTGACCCCGCCGAAAAGCGAGCTACAATGGAGTGGACGTTCCCCGTTATGACCTCGTCAACGGATGATGAAGCAGCCAGCGAGTCTAGCTATGTGGAAGAATCTAGTCGTACGGATACACTCAAGGCCAGCACTACGATGCCCGAGCCTGCGGATATTTCGCGACCTTCAACATCTGCCTCTGTCCAGTCCAACATATCTACAAGCTCCGATACTGACTATGACCCATTCCGATTCGACCGCCCTTCCACCCCTCCGGATGGTGTACCGTCACGGCAGCAGCACTTTGCTGATCACGAGTATCCCGAGCTACTAACATCAGTCGACTACCCTTCTTACTCACGATCCTCGGTATTAGAAGGCCCAGGGccagacgaggaagaagacacCACGCCAGTTTGGCAGAACAGTATCCAGACCACAGGGCCACCTCCCCCATACGACGAACCCTTTCCCACCGCTATCCCGCACAAAGACATGGACGTAAAGCATCCCTTCCCCACCATTCTTGACCAGCCTGAGCCCCTACATACAGCACGATACAAGCCTCCCGTGTCCGCTGCTGAAGGAATCGAGCAAACAATCAAGTTCCCTGAAATCATCCCGCCACGCCTTGAAGTTCTAATGGATGGCGCCGGGGAAGGCGCTGTAACAGCTGAATTGGATCGACTACTAGGTGATTTCCTGGATGCGCTCTCTGCAACTGGCGAAGCGTTGTCGAGGGCAAAGGTCAGTTCGGGACCGGGATCAGGATGGAAAGATGATAGCTCGACGACGCCTGAGAGGTCGGATTGA
- a CDS encoding putative thiamine pyrophosphate enzyme (COG:E;~EggNog:ENOG410PJA4;~InterPro:IPR012001,IPR012000,IPR011766,IPR029061, IPR029035;~PFAM:PF02775,PF02776,PF00205;~go_function: GO:0000287 - magnesium ion binding [Evidence IEA];~go_function: GO:0003824 - catalytic activity [Evidence IEA];~go_function: GO:0030976 - thiamine pyrophosphate binding [Evidence IEA]) — MVALSMADGYARLTGKPQCVIVHVDVGTQGLGAAVHNASCGRAPVLIFAGLSPFTLEGEMRGSRTEYIHWIQDVPDQKQIVSQYCRYSADIRTGKNIKQMVHRALQFATSDPKGPVYLVGAREVMEEEIQPYRVNPHAAIGVAPSALPSEGVELIASELAAAKDPLVIVGYSGREARGVKELVTLANTFKGVRVLDTGGSDMCFPGDHPASLGLRYGLHDAVKTADLILVADCDVPWIPTQCRPSESAKIIHVDVDPLKQQMPVFYIPSVATFRAESATAFKQVNEYVSSNEQLKQVVNSEENTAKGKRREEEFRKARHAITALAVTPPGGDDAPLNAPYLISQIRKGCPIDTLWAIESVTLTPIVSDQIAATIPNSWINCGGGGLGWSGGAALGIKLATDVEHGGSNKGKFVCQIVGDGTYLFSVPGSVYWIARRYNIPVLTIVLNNKGWNAPRKSMLLVHPHGDGSRATNEDLNISFAPTPDYPGIARAASGGHIWAGTAATVAELGKLLPEAIQSVLNGTGAVLEAQLDGTTGKYVANSSQ, encoded by the coding sequence ATGGTCGCTCTATCGATGGCCGACGGGTATGCAAGATTGACAGGAAAACCGCAATGTGTGATCGTACATGTCGACGTCGGCACCCAGGGTCTCGGGGCTGCCGTGCACAATGCCTCCTGCGGGCGTGCGCCAGTTTTAATCTTCGCGGGTCTATCCCCGTTCACGCTGGAGGGCGAGATGCGCGGTTCCCGCACCGAGTACATCCACTGGATCCAGGACGTGCCTGACCAGAAGCAGATTGTCTCGCAGTATTGCCGCTACTCGGCGGATATCCGGACAGGGAAGAACATTAAGCAAATGGTTCACCGGGCATTACAGTTTGCTACGAGTGATCCCAAGGGACCTGTTTACCTTGTTGGAGCACGCGAGGTcatggaggaggagattcagCCGTATAGAGTCAATCCGCATGCGGCGATTGGGGTGGCGCCTTCGGCGCTCCCTTCGGAGGGAGTCGAACTTATTGCGTCTGAGCTTGCTGCAGCAAAAGATCCGTTGGTTATTGTGGGGTATTCTGGGCGTGAAGCTCGAGGAGTGAAGGAGTTGGTGACCTTGGCGAATACGTTCAAAGGCGTTCGTGTTTTGGATACTGGTGGAAGTGATATGTGTTTTCCGGGAGACCATCCTGCGTCATTGGGGCTGCGCTATGGCTTGCATGATGCCGTCAAGACAGCAGATCTCATCCTTGTGGCTGATTGCGATGTGCCCTGGATACCCACGCAGTGCAGGCCTTCAGAATCCGCCAAGATCATccatgttgatgttgacCCCCTCAAGCAGCAAATGCCCGTTTTCTATATCCCTTCCGTTGCGACATTCCGAGCCGAGTCGGCAACTGCGTTCAAGCAGGTCAATGAGTATGTCTCGTCGAACGAGCAATTAAAGCAGGTGGTCAACTCAGAAGAAAACACAGCGAAAGGGAAACGCCGAGAAGAGGAATTCCGGAAAGCACGACATGCTATAACAGCGCTCGCAGTAACACCACCAGGCGGCGATGACGCACCTCTGAATGCCCCTTATCTCATCAGCCAGATCCGAAAGGGTTGCCCAATCGACACTCTGTGGGCGATCGAATCTGTAACCCTTACTCCAATCGTCTCCGACCAGATCGCCGCCACGATCCCGAACTCCTGGATTAACTgtggcggcggtggtctGGGTTGGTCAGGCGGCGCGGCCTTAGGAATCAAGCTCGCAACAGACGTCGAGCATGGCGGATCCAACAAAGGGAAATTCGTCTGTCAGATTGTCGGGGACGGAACATATCTCTTCTCCGTCCCAGGATCCGTGTACTGGATTGCACGAAGATATAATATCCCGGTGCTGACGATCGTCCTGAATAATAAGGGCTGGAATGCGCCGCGGAAGAGCATGCTGCTGGTGCACCCCCATGGAGACGGGTCACGCGCTACAAATGAAGATCTCAACATTTCGTTCGCACCTACCCCTGACTACCCTGGAATCGCCAGGGCAGCGTCAGGAGGCCATATTTGGGCAGGTACTGCAGCCACAGTTGCCGAGCTGGGTAAGCTCCTCCCGGAGGCTATTCAGAGTGTGTTGAATGGGACGGGCGCTGTTTTGGAGGCTCAGCTGGACGGGACAACTGGCAAATACGTCGCGAATTCGTCGCAATAG
- the ARO8_2 gene encoding aminotransferase-like domain-containing protein (COG:E;~EggNog:ENOG410PIX0;~InterPro:IPR004839,IPR015424,IPR015421;~PFAM:PF00155;~go_function: GO:0003824 - catalytic activity [Evidence IEA];~go_function: GO:0030170 - pyridoxal phosphate binding [Evidence IEA];~go_process: GO:0009058 - biosynthetic process [Evidence IEA]), translating into MSPPAALDVDANGNGVPKQLTVDGIAAVRAQSAKMPAGVAPSTSSDVFKSPACYTKPKAKRFDDLLTLEAKARKESTLKGAARYLKNPGLISLGGGLPSPEYFPIEEVSIKVPTPPKFSHDAAGDSLVAGKYDIREGKSLYDLEVCLNYGQATGSPQLLRFVTEHTELIHNPPYSDWQCCLTAGSTYAWDTALRLLCEKGDYLLMEEYTFSSAQETALPQGVKVAPVKMDEQGLLPDALNDVMSNWDETARGGRKPRVLYTIPTGQNPTGATQSLERRKEIYKVAQKHNLYIIEDEPYYFLQMQPYTGANSEPVPPPANHEDFIKSLIPSYLSLDVDGRVLRMESFSKVLTPGSRTGWIVASEQIVERFIRNTEVSAQHPSGISQLIIFKLLDEHWGHTGYLDWLINLRMEYTSRRDIIVQACEKHLPQEISNWIAPAAGMFHWIEVDWKKHPEITSGKTRDAIEETIFGAAVSNGVLVSRGSWFKAAGRSEERMFFRATFAAASEENITEAIKRFGDSLRTEFKL; encoded by the exons ATGTCTCCGCCGGCAGCtttggatgtggatgcgAACGGCAATGGCGTTCCCAAGCAATTAACCGTTGATGGGATCGCCGCTGTGAGAGCACAGAGTGCCAAGATGCCTGCTGGGGTTGCGCCGTCCACCAGCAGTGATGTGTTCAAGAGTCCG GCCTGTTACACCAAaccgaaggcgaagagaTTCGATG ATCTGTTGACGCTGGAGGCAAAGGCACGCAAGGAGTCGACATTGAAAGGTGCGGCGAGATACTTGAAGAACCCAG GCCTCATTTCTTTGGGTGGCGGACTCCCTTCCCCGGAATACTTTCCGATTGAAGAGGTCTCGATCAAGGTCCCTACTCCACCGAAGTTCTCTCACGATGCTGCCGGAGATTCCTTGGTTGCGGGAAAGTATGATATCCGCGAGGGAAAGAGCTTGTATGATCTAGAGGTCTGCCTGAACTACGGACAGGCCACGGGGTCTCCTCAATTACTCAGATTCGTGACGGAACACACCGAG CTTATTCACAACCCTCCCTATTCCGATTGGCAATGCTGCTTAACTGCAGGCAGCACCTATGCCTGGGATACAGCTCTTCGACTGCTTTGCGAGAAGGGCGACTACCTTTTGATGGAAGAATATACGTTTTCTAGTGCCCAGGAAACCGCCCTTCCTCAGGGAGTCAAGGTGGCACCGGTCAAGATGGACGAGCAGGGTCTCCTTCCCGATGCGCTCAACGACGTTATGAGTAACTGGGACGAAACGGCTCGCGGTGGTCGGAAGCCTCGTGTGCTCTATACTATCCCAACGGGTCAGAACCCCACAGGCGCCACCCAATCTCTGGAGCGCCGCAAGGAGATCTACAAGGTCGCGCAAAAGCACAACCTTTACATCATCGAGGACGAGCCGTACTACTTCCTGCAAATGCAGCCATACACAGGAGCAAACAGCGAGCCGGTGCCCCCTCCTGCCAACCACGAAGACTTCATAAAGTCGCTTATTCCGTCATACTTGAGCcttgatgttgatggacGTGTTCTTCGCATGGAATCATTCTCGAAGGTTCTAACACCCGGCTCACGTACTGGCTGGATTGTCGCGTCTGAGCAGATTGTAGAACGCTTCATCCGAAACACGGAAGTTTCGGCCCAGCACCCAAGTGGTATCTCCCAGTTGATTATCTTCAAGCTCTTGGACGAACACTGGGGCCATACCGGGTACCTTGACTGGCTCATCAATCTTCGTATGGAGTACACAAGCCGTAGGGATATCATCGTCCAGGCTTGCGAGAAGCATCTACCCCAAGAAATTTCTAACTGGATTGCCCCTGCCGCGGGCATGTTC CACTGGATCGAAGTTGACTGGAAGAAACACCCCGAAATCACATCTGGCAAGACCCGCGACGCGATTGAAGAAACAATTTTCGGGGCCGCTGTCAGTAACGGCGTCCTTGTCTCGCGCGGGAGCTGGTTCAAGGCCGCTGGACGGAGCGAGGAGAGGATGTTCTTCCGCGCTACGTTCGCTGCTGCCAGCGAAGAAAACATCACAGAGGCTATTAAGCGGTTCGGGGATTCGCTGCGCACTGAGTTCAAGCTATAG
- a CDS encoding alpha-ketoacid dehydrogenase kinase family protein (COG:T;~EggNog:ENOG410PM14;~InterPro:IPR003594,IPR018955,IPR036890,IPR036784, IPR039028,IPR004358,IPR005467;~PFAM:PF10436,PF02518;~go_function: GO:0004672 - protein kinase activity [Evidence IEA];~go_function: GO:0016772 - transferase activity, transferring phosphorus-containing groups [Evidence IEA];~go_process: GO:0016310 - phosphorylation [Evidence IEA]), with protein sequence MATTIPFQTRSVSGGIRNGILRYRNPTSVRRFTSSRHFRFDTQSQPTPRANDEVARLAASRRRPLTLADLLKHGRPPLSKDTLLASANFTLSLLPARLASRIEALRNLPFIVVANPHVSKIYGNYVHSLSTLLPWQKRQVTNLEEENQFAEVLADLVHTHANTIPILARGFLECRRYIDPAEVTRFLDTHLRARIGTRLIAEQHLALHFASLPVGEGMSESQEPKESRKNAIPSNYIGVIDTALQPARIVRTCEEFVGEICELKYGVRPRLEINGQPDASFAHVPVHVEYILTELLKNAFRAVIESGNEREPIEVTIAAAPDVPSRHSHEPVTRPVEARGAQSHSDVGFHVDTVVGTADANESIKFSTPSSQSITLRIRDRGGGISPEVLPQVWSYSFTTFSDLDMGEGGNSIDALNTISNNSGQLSSIAGLGYGLPLSRAYAEYFGGSIAVQSLWGWGTDVYLTLNGVGKIA encoded by the exons ATGGCCACAACGATTCCTTTTCAGACTCGGTCTGTAAGTGGTGGCATCCGAAACGGCATCCTTCGCTACCGTAATCCCACATCAGTGCGCCGCTTTACATCCTCTCGCCATTTCCGATTCGACACCCAGAGTCAACCTACACCCCGGGCGAATGATGAGGTTGCCCGGCTTGCTGCCAGTCGGCGACGCCCGTTGACACTTGCTGATTTGTTAAA GCACGGTCGCCCGCCACTGTCGAAAGATACACTGCTTGCTTCCGCCAACTTTaccctttctctcctccccgcaCGCCTAGCCTCCCGTATTGAAGCTCTTCGGAATCTGCCTTTTATCGTCGTCGCAAACCCCCATGTCTCAAAGATTTACGGCAACTACGTGCACTCACTGTCGACTCTACTCCCGTGGCAAAAGCGCCAGGTCACGaacctggaagaggaaaaccAGTTCGCGGAAGTGCTTGCAGACCTTGTTCACACACACGCAAACACGATCCCTATCCTCGCCCGTGGTTTTCTCGAATGCCGAAGATATATAGACCCTGCGGAGGTAACACGGTTTTTAGATACGCATTTGCGTGCTCGAATTGGCACGCGGTTAATCGCCGAGCAGCATCTAGCCCTCCATTTTGCGTCGCTGCCTGTCGGAGAGGGTATGAGCGAGTCGCAAGAACCGAAAGAATCGCGGAAGAACGCGATACCGTCTAACTATATTGGGGTTATTGATACTGCCCTTCAACCAGCACGGATTGTAAGGACGTGCGAGGAATTTGTGGGAGAAATCTGCGAGTTGAAGTACGGAGTGCGCCCACGATTAGAGATTAACGGGCAACCGGACGCCAGTTTTGCCCATGTCCCTGTACACGTGGAGTATATTCTCACCGAACTTTTGAAGAACGCTTTCAGGGCGGTTATTGAGAGCGGAAACGAACGGGAGCCAATTGAGGTGACAATTGCGGCTGCACCGGACGTGCCTAGCCGGCATTCTCATGAACCAGTTACGAGGCCGGTAGAGGCCCGCGGCGCTCAGTCCCACAGCGATGTTGGATTCCATGTCGACACTGTCGTTGGCACCGCAGACGCAAACGAGTCAATAAAGTTCtcaacgccctcgtcgcagAGCATTACACTTCGAATCCGAGATAGAGGCGGCGGTATATCGCCGGAAGTTCTGCCACAGGTTTGGTCGTACAGCTTTACGACATTCTCCGATTTGGATATGGGAGAGGGAGGCAACAGTATAGACGCCCTGAACACGATATCCAACAATAGCGGCCAGCTGAGCAGCATCGCTGGACTCGGATATGGGCTTCCGCTGAGTAGAGCCTATGCGGAATATTTTGGCGGCAGCATTGCCGTCCAGAGTctctggggctgggggaCTGATGTGTACTTGACATTGAACGGAGTGGGAAAGATTGCCTAA